In Helicobacter pylori Shi112, the genomic window TGGAATGACGATCACGACCCTATCTTTTTTATTCACAACGCCAGAAGTGTTTGTCAATCAGCATTTCCCATGGCTTTCTGGGGCTGGAAGGTTAGTGGTTAAAGATTTGGCGTTATTTGCTGGAGGCTTGTTTGTGGCCGGGTTTGATGCGAAACGCTATTTAGAGGGGAAAGGGTTTTGTTTGATGAATCGCTCATCGGTAGGGATTAAAACTAAATGCTCTAGCGGGTGTTGCTCTTAAAGAGCGAACGCCTTAAAGTAGGCTTAAAGCCTACTAGAAGAATCTTGGTTAGCGCCTTTTTTGTAAATGATTGTTTTTAAAATGTGGCGTTTGACAAAGGAATTAACACTCTCTACTTCTTCATCAGCTAATCGTCTCAAAACATCATGCTCGTCTTTAGAGAGATAAAAAGTCACTGAAAAATTGCGTTTCAACTCATCTACAGCGACACGCTTACGACCGGGTTTTATATTTTTATTTTCTAATTCCATTAAAATTTCCTTTTTTAGTTAGTGTGTAGTAATATCATAACGGCTATTCTAACATGAAATAAACGCCATTTTATATTAAATCTAAAGAAAAATATTTTTAGATGTGCTAGAATACCCATTTGTTACAAGATAAGCTTTTTTATCAAAAATAATGATGACATAGGGGTAACAAGTGGCAATAAACACCTTTTTAAAACATTCTTTTCTGGTCTGTTTGTTAGCGGTTAATTCTTACGCTTTTGACTGGAATATTTTTAAATATAATTTGGGTTTCAATATGTTTATCATGGACCATGAAGGCTCAACGCCTTATTGGGTCAATACTAACACCAATCTTAAAACCCGTTTGACTCCAAATTTTGGGATCCAATTTTATACAAAAGGTGTGGAGCAAAGCCTTACTGTGGGGGCGTATTTTTTTCAAAACTTCCATAACTACAGCACTAATTTTCCCTACCGCTGGGGGCCTACTATGTATTATAAGGCTAGGGGGAAGCGTTTTACTTTTTATGGTGGGATTTTTCCCAGGAAAAACCTCTTAGGAAGGTATGGTTTGAATATTTTTGCCCCTTATTATTGGTTTATAGATCCAAACGCTAGAGGGTTTTTATTGCAATTTCAAAACCATTATTCGCCTTCAAAACCCTATTATGGGCATGCGGAGTTCATGCTAGATTGGTTTGGAGGCAATTGTTACAACACTTGTAAATTCGGAAGAAACCCTTATGGGAACGCAATGGACAGGTTTCAAATGAACGGCTCTGTCGCTTATAATTTCTTTAAGGATTTATTGGGTATTGGAGGGTATTTTGTCTTGTTCCATAACGAAGACAAATACCTTTTGAATGGGGCTGATGGCATGCAGTTTAATGAAAAAAAAGCGATTGACAATAATAATATTTATCTTATGGATCGCCTCTACTTTAACGCTTACATAGGGACAAGCCTTTTAGACATCGCCCCCTTTATGGAAAAACTCAACGCCAGTTTTGGTATGGTTTCTGAATCAAGCCGATTAAGGCAAATTCACAAAAATGTGCCTTTTATGAACAGCGTGGGCGGGCAATTTGATGTGGAGATTCAATATAAAGGCTTTGGAATACACAATTTATTTTTCTTCGCCAAGACCCCAGAAATGCCTTTTTATAACCAATACCAGTATGTTGAAATGTATTGCACGCCTTCTTATTGCCCCACGCCTATTTATCGCGGCGTGCCATTCTTTCAAGCCAACATGTATAATCGTTTTGATTTGTATTACAATTGGAAAAACGACTTCGCATCGGTCCGCATCAACTTCGTGCTTAATGCGATGCGTGGGGGCTTTGATAGGAGCTTGCCTTGGTCAGAATCTTACCAAGTGTATATGACGGTTGCCTTTGATCCTTACAACCTTATTAACAAAATTGCTAGAAAAAAGTGAAAATTCTTGACAACCAGTTAATTCGTCTTATATAATGCTATTTCATTTGTAGCCATTGTTAAGCAATGATTTTAAGCTATGGAAAAGAGGTGATAGCAGTATGCCAGGGATTAAGGTTAGAGAAGGCGATGCGTTTGATGAAGCTTATAGGAGATTCAAAAAGCAAACCGATCGCAATTTGGTGGTAACAGAATGCCGCGCTAGAAGGTTCTTTGAGTCTAAGACTGAAAAACGCAAAAAACAAAAAATCAGCGCTAAAAAGAAGGTTTTAAAGCGTCTTTATATGTTAAGGCGTTATGAATCAAGACTATAAGAACTTGAACAAATTTAAAATTTAAGGACTATTGAATAATGCAATTCACAGGGAAAAATGTTCTCATTACTGGGGCTTCTAAAGGCATTGGGGCCGAAATCGCCAAAACTCTCGCTTCTATGGGGCTGAAAGTTTGGATCAATTACCGCAGTAATGCTGAAGTGGCTGACGCTTTGAAAAATGAGCTTGAAGAAAAAGGCTATAAGGCAGCTGTCATTAAATTTGATGCGGCTTCTGAAAGCGATTTTATTGAAGCGATACAAACCATTGTCCAAAGCGATGGAGGTTTGTCTTACTTGGTGAATAACGCCGGTGTGGTGCGCGATAAATTAGCGATCAAAATGAAAACAGAAGATTTTCACCATGTTATAGACAATAACCTCACTTCAGCGTTTATAGGTTGCCGAGAGGCTTTAAAGGTGATGAGCAAAAGCCGTTTTGGGAGCGTGGTCAATATCGCTTCTATCATTGGTGAAAGAGGCAATATGGGGCAGACAAACTACTCAGCGAGTAAGGGGGGGATGATTGCGATGAGCAAGTCCTTTGCTTATGAGGGAGCTTTAAGGAATATTCGTTTCAACTCTGTAACGCCCGGTTTTATAGAAACCGACATGAACGCCACTTTAAAAGATGAACTCAAAGCGGATTATGTTAAAAACATTCCTTTAAACAGGCTAGGGTCTGCTAAAGAAGTGGCAGAAGCGGTAGCGTTTCTTTTGAGCGATCACTCTAGTTACATCACTGGAGAGACTCTCAAAGTCAATGGCGGGCTTTATATGTAGTCCTAAACAAAGGGTTCTTTTAGCGATAAAAGTTTGTAAGTGGCGAAAATCATGCTAACATTATGAGGTTATTCTAAAACAAAGAGGTTATTATCAAATGGGGATTATTTACTTAATATTGTTTCTCATTGTAATTTATTTGTTGTATAGGATTTTAGATGTTTTGGAGCAAAAATAAACGCTCCAATGATGGTTGATTTAATTTTTACAAAAACAAGGGAGTTTTAATTATGGCTTTATTTGAAGATATTCAGGCAGTTATTGCTGAGCAGTTGAATGTGGATGCAGCACAAGTTACGCCAGAAGCGGAATTTGTGAAGGATTTGGGTGCGGACTCTTTAGATGTCGTGGAATTAATCATGGCGTTAGAAGAAAAGTTTGGCATTGAAATTCCTGATGAGCAAGCGGAAAAAATCGTCAATGTGGGCGATGTGGTGAAGTATATTGAGGATAATAAACTAGCTTAATCTTTTTAACTTGGAGCGTTTTCTCCAGGTTTTAGTCAAAAATTTGGCTTTAGCTAAAATCTAGTTTTATCCCAACAGTGCAAAAAACTCTGTCCTTTAGGGTGCAAGGTGCAAGTGCATAGCTGTTAGGCTATATTCAAGCTAAAAGAGATTAAAATACCACCAGTCTTTTTGGGGTAGGAAATATCCATGCAGACTATAAAGAACAAAGCCTTTCGTGTTAGCATTCAATGGAATGCTTTAGTTAGGAAGCCCCTTACTTTTAGAAAGGGGCGGTTTCACTGAATTAAAGTTTTGAAATGAGGAGCTATTGGTGCGTCGGATTGTAGTAACTGGAATGGGAATGATCAATTCGCTAGGTTTAAATAAAGAAGATTCTTTTTTAGCGATCGCTAAAGGGGAATGCGGTATCAAAAACATAGAAAGTTTTGATGCGAGCGCGTTTCCTGTGCGTATCGCTGGAGAAATCACTGACTTTGACCCTACAGAGGTGATGAATCCCAAAGATGTTAAAAAGGCGGGTCGTTTCATTCAATTAGCCTTGAAAGCCACAAGAGAGGCGATGAAAGATAGTGGGATTTTAGACGCTCACAATAGATGCCCTGAAGAATTGGCAAATCGCATGGGCGTAAGCTCTGGCTCTGGGATTGGTGGGTTAGGCAATATTGAAGCGAATTCCATTTTTTGTTTTGAAAAAGGCCCTAGAAAAGTCAATCCCTTTTTTATCACTTCTGCGTTAGTGAATATGATTGGTGGTTTCACTTCCATTGAGTTTGGCATTAAAGGGCCTAATCTCTCTAGCGTAACGGCTTGTGCAGCAGGCACTCATGCCATTATTGAAGCCGTTAAAACCATTTTGCTTAATGGGGCTGATAGAATGCTAGTCGTGGGAGCGGAATCCACCATTTGTCCCGTAGGGATTGGGGGGTTTGCGAGCATTAAAGCCCTTTCTACAAGGAATGATGAGCCTAAAAAAGCTTCAAGACCTTTTGATAAGGATCGCAATGGTTTTGTAATGGGCGAAGGTGCTGGGGCTTTAGTGCTTGAAGAATACGAGAGCGCGAAAAAAAGAGGGGCAAAAATTTATGCAGAATTTGCCGGATATGGCGAGAGCGGCGATGCTAACCATATCACAGCCCCGGCTCCTGAGGGTGAAGGGGCTTTTAGAGCCATGAAAATGGCTTTAGAAATGGCGAAAGTGGAAGTAGGCTATGTGAATGCTCATGGGACTAGCACGCATTATAACGATTGGTATGAAAGCATCGCTCTAAAAAATGTGTTTGGCTCTAAAGAAAAAGTCCCTCCCGTTAGCTCCACTAAAGGGCAGATTGGGCATTGTTTGGGCGCTGCGGGCGCGTTAGAAGCCGTTATTTCTATCATGGCCATGAATCAAGGGATCTTACCTCCTACCATCAATCAAGAAACGCCTGACCCAGAATGTGATTTGGATTATATCCCTAATGCGGCCAGAGAAAAGCAAGTGGGTGCGGTGATGAGTAACTCATTTGGTTTTGGTGGCACTAATGGTGTTGTGATTTTCAAAAAAGCCTAGTTTTACAAAGTTAGGATTTTGAATGGCCATTTATTTAGATTTTGAAAATCATATTAAAGAGATTCAAAATGAAATTGAATTAGCCCTTATTAGAGGCGATGAAGATGCTAAAGAAATCTTAGAAAAAAGATTGGACAAAGAAGTTAAAAGCATTTACTCCAATCTCACTGATTTTCAAAAACTCCAATTAGCAAGACACCCTGACAGACCCTACGCTATGGATTACATTGATTTGATCTTAAAAGATAAGTATGAAGTCTTTGGGGATAGGCACTATAACGATGATAAAGCGATCGTGTGTTTTATAGGGAAAATTGATAATGTTCCGGTTGTGGTGATCGGAGAAGAAAAGGGCAGAGGGACTAAAAACAAGCTCTTAAGGAATTTTGGCATGCCTAACCCTTGTGGCTATCGTAAGGCTTTGAAAATGGCAAAATTTGCTGAAAAATTTAATTTGCCTATTTTGATGCTCGTAGATACAGCCGGGGCGTATCCGGGGATTGGCGCAGAAGAAAGAGGTCAGAGTGAAGCGATCGCTAAAAACCTCCAGGAATTCGCTTCCTTAAAAGTCCCTACCATTTCTGTAATTATCGGTGAAGGGGGCAGTGGTGGCGCGCTAGCGATTGCGGTGGCTGACAAATTGGCTATGATGGAATATTCCATTTTTAGCGTTATATCCCCAGAAGGTTGCGCGGCGATTCTTTGGGATGACCCTAGCAAGACTGAAGTGGCTATTAAAGCGATGAAGATCACGCCTAGAGATTTAAAGGAAGCAGGGCTTATTGATGATATTATCTTAGAGCCTAGCAAAGGGGCTCATAGAGACAAATTTTCAGCCGCTAACACGATCAAAGAGTATTTTTTGGACGCTCTAAGGACTATCCAACAAGATCCTCATTTCCTTGACAACCGCTATCAAAAATTAATGTCGCTTGGTTCGTTTGTGGAGAGCATGAATTAGATCTATAAAAAACATTGTGTGTTTAAACTTTATTTTAAACCCATTCTCTTAAAGAAATAAGGGGTATTTTGAAATAATTCCCCCCTACAACTAAAATTCCCCCTAAAGAACGCTTTAAAAATACCGCTTGAATAAGCTCTTTACTATCCGATCTTAAAAAATGCAATATTTTTTTATAACTAACGCTCAATAAAAGCAAAGCCAAATTTTTCACTCCTTGCTATCATTTTATCGGCGTGTTGAATGAAAGCGTTCTCATTTTACAATACAAAAGTTAGGTCTAATGGTATTTTTAAAAAAGAAAGAAATCCCATGGTTACACATGAAAAATCAAAAGCCGCTTTTCTAGGAATTGGTCTTTAAGGAATAGGGGTAGGCATTTTGCATCTTCAAGCGTGTATTTTTTCTCATTTTTTGTCATTACAATGGCGTTTGGCAAAAAGATAAAATCTTTAAAACTCGCCTTGGAATTTCTATTGTTAGTAGCACTTTATTTCATTATTGCTTGGTGCTCTACACACACTAGCGCATTTATTTTTTGTATGGTTTATTAATTGGTGGGCTGTCCTTTTTATAGAAATGAGAATCTGGGCTTATTAGTAAGCTGTTTTATTCCAGTCAATAAGGTTATCCCCTACTTAAGGCATCGCATCAAAAACCACGCTAATCCCATTTTTTAAAATGATAGGGTTTTTTGCGTCAGTGATATGGATAAAACGCACGCCATCAAGCAAATTAAGAGCGATTTCTTGTTGTCTGTTTTCTTTAGCAATGATTTGAATGATCTTTAAGTTTTCATCATAAAAGATCACTTTGGGTTGCCATAAAGGGTTATTAGAGCTTATTTTTAAATACGCATTCTGATTCACGCTCAGCCAGTATTTCCCGCTCGCTTCCTTAAACTCCACAGGATCGCTACTCAAAACTAAAGCTCTCGCACTAGGAAGCTTGACTTCTTGTAAAGAAAAGTCGTATTCCCACTCTTTTAAAGACACCCGTCTAATATCTGTAAAATCAAAACCATGCCTTTTCATTGTCTCTATCAAAATGTTAGGGTCTAAAACGTATTCCGTTTTAAGCTCGTATGAAAAAATATTCTCGCCCAAAGAGCTTTGCATTTTAATGGGCAAAACATACGAATACCCCATCATGCTCAAAGAATTATTAATGCTTTTGGCAAACGCTAGGGGATTGCTTGAAGCCTTGAAAGTGATTTTTAACATGCTTGGCTTGTTAAAATTAAAAGACAAAAGCCCGTTTTCTTTGAGAGTGTTGAGCAGTTTCAAGGAATCCAAACGCCCCATTGCATAGAAATCCTTACGATTTTTAAACAAACGCTCTAAAAAAAGCTTGTTCGTATGATAAGCCCGCTCCCCCATTAAATTCTCAATCTTATCGTTTAAAGCATCAGCGCTTAATAGCGTTCCCCCAACAATAAAAGCTAAAAAAAGGTTTTTCATTGCTGGAGTTCTTTGTATTGGGCCTCATTGATGAGCGTCAAGCCTTTAGCTGGCTCGTATAAAAACCGCCTAGCTTTGTTATCGTTATAATTTTGTGCTTGATTATTGTTTTTAAGGATAAGATACCCATGCCCAAAACGCAACAACAAGCGGTGGTTTTTGGTCTCTAAAGAATAATTTTTTTTAAAAACTTTTTGAAAAGAGTTTTTTTTCTCATCTAAATCAATCACTTCCACCCAAATATCTCGTTTAGGGATAATATAAATGGTATTAGGATATTCTTTGATCGCTTCTTTTTCTTGCTTGTCTTGTTCTGTTTGTTTTTCTTGTTTTTCTTCTGGCTTAGGCGTTGTCTCTGGCTTGTTTTCTTCTGCAAGATTAGCTTTATTGAAAGAATTCTTTTTAGTGCCGGATTTAATAGCGCTTTCTTGCTCTCTTTCTTCTTTTAAAGAAGAGCTGTTTTGAATGATAACGACCGCCAAAACAATGACAATCACCCCTAAAATCAAAACAAAGGGCTTCCATTTGGAAGATTTTTTGGATAATGAAGTATTGGCTTGATTGATGCTGTAATCCAATTCAACCTTAAGGGGTTTTTTTGCTGTTTCTTCAGGATCTGTTTCTTGATTTTTCTCTTCACTCACGCTCTCTTTAAAAACACACACTTTGTCAAATTCTTTCATCCATGCGCTCAAATCAATTTTATACTCGCGCTCTAAAATTTGTATAAAGCCCCTAGCACGCACCCTTGATAAAGACTCATAGCGTTTTTCCAAGATAGAATGGATATTTTTAGAAGCGATTTTAGTCGCCTTGCAAATTTCTGCTACTCCAACTTCTTTTAAAATTTGCAAATTTTTATCTAAATTTTTAAGCGATAATTCTTCCAATGCCGCACCAGAAATATCTTTAGAAATGTTTTGAACATCAGTAAGATCTAAATTTTCTAAACTTTTTTTATGCTGTTCCATTCAATTGACCACCTAGTTGATTTTATCCATTAAGATCCCTGCTGCCACGCTCACATTGAGCGAATCAAAATCTCTTCGCATTTTTACGCTTAATATAGTGTCCATTTTAGCGAGGATTTTTTTAGACAACCCCTCATGCTCGCTCCCCAAAAAAAGAGTGCATTTTTTTAAGGATAGATTTTCTACTTGACTAGAGCCTTGCATGCTCGCACCCAAACATAAAAACCCGCTCGTTTTCAATTCATTGATTAAATCCAGCGTGTTAGGCGCAACGCTAAAAGGCAAATCATACATAAGCCCCAAGCTGGATCGCACAATCCCCTCATAAGCCAATTCTTTAGCAAAATCTAAAATAACGCCATCCATTCCTAAACAATACGCGCTCCTAAAAATACCCCCAATATTCCCCACATCCGTAATCCCACAAAGCACCAAAAGTTTTTGAGCTTTTTTAATCTCTTTTAAAGGAACCGCTAAAGGCAGTTCCACCTTAGCTAAAACCCCTTGATGGTTCCCCCCCTTAGCCAAGCTTTGCGCTTTTTTATTATCCACTTTGATGATATTAGGGCATGCTTTTTTGAGCGCGAAAAAAAGCTTTTTGTCTATTTCTTTAGAAAGATAGATTTCTTGCAATTTTTCTTGATGAGAGTTTAGAATGTGCATGATCACTTGCTTGCCATAAATTACTGCTTGCATGCTAAACCCCTTTTATTGATTTTTTTCTTCTAACAAACGCTGGAAATAAAGCTCTTTAGCGTTTTTTTGTGTCATAGCGGCTTCAATTTTAGCCTTAATTTTAGGAGGTAAATCCAACTCCAATAACGCCGATAGCCCCAGGCAAGGCTCTATTTTTTTTTCATTCAAAAGCACTAAAACCCACTCCCCTTGGATATTACTTTGTTGCAACCGCTCTATGATTTGAGAAATCTCTCCTAAATAGTATTGCTGGTGGAGTTTGGTAAGCTCTTTAGCCGCAAACAAATGCATGCCTTTAGCCAAATCGTTTAAATCCTTTAAAGTCTCTAGCAATCGGTGCGGGCTTTCATAAAAAACCACCGGAGTTTTTTCTTCTAAATACGCTAAAGCGTTTAAAATTTTAGCGATTTTTAAGCGCCTTTCCTTACTCTTATGAGGTAAAAAGCCGGCGTAAAAAAACCGCCCTTCTAAAAACCCGCTCGCGCAAAACGCCGTAGTGAGCGCGTTAGCCCCAGGCAAAACATCGTAGGGAATGTCATGTTTTAAAGCGTGAGCGACTAAACTCATGCCTGGATCGCTCAAACTTGGCATGCCCGCATCGCTCATCACAGCGATTTCTTTGTCAAAAAAAGAAAGCTCTACTTTGTTTAAAAATTCCTGGTCATTGTGCGAATGGAATGCGATAAACTCCCTTTTTTGAGTGGCGATATTAGGGAAAGAATGGCTAATAATAGGGTTTTGTGTAAACAAGTGCAACAACCTCTTACTCACCCTTGTATCCTCGCATAAAAAAACCTCGCAACGCCCTAAAACTTCTAAGGCGCGTAGCGTAATGTCAGCGAGATTACCTATAGGAGTGGGCAAAAAATACAGCACAAAAAGCCACGCTTTTTAAAAGAGTTACTTCAAGTTGTAGCGTTGCTTGAATTTCTCTACTCTCCCTGCAGTGTCAGCGATTTTATCGCTACCGGTATAGAAAGGGTGGCAAAAGCTAGAAATATCAATACGCATTTCAGGTCTAGTGCTTAAAACTTCAATTTCTTTCCCGCTAGTTACGCAAGTAACTTTGCATGGGATATATTCAGGGTGAATGCCTTTTTTCATCAAGTATCCTTTATTTTTAAATTTAAACTTAAAATTATAGCATAAGTAACAATAAATTAAAACCACTCTAAAGTTAAAATAAAATTTGACTTTGTTAAAAAACTTATGATAGCATGATCATTACAAAATCCAACACCTTATGGCATCCACCATTTTAATTTAAATATCTTGTTGGTTACACCATTTTGCCTTATTTGCTTTTTGTATTTTTTATCTTAATTGCAACAAACTAGAAACCTCTTTTTGTTAAAAGGAAATTTAATGAACGAAAACGCGCCTGCACACAAGAGTCCGCACAAAGTCAAAACACACACGCCAGTGAGCGGTTATCACATTGAAGATTTACGCACCTACCCTACTGAAAAGCTTTTAGAAATCGCTAACAAGCTCAAAGTGGAAAACCCCCAAGAATTCAAACGACAAGACTTGATGTTTGAAATTTTAAAAACCCAAGTTACGCAAGGCGGATACATTCTTTTTACCGGGATTTTAGAAATCATGCCTGATGGCTATGGCTTTTTAAGGGGGTTTGATGGGAGTTTTTCAGACGGGCATAACGACACTTATGTCAGCCCTTCTCAAATCAGGCGTTTTGCTTTAAGGAATGGCGACATTGTTACCGGTCAAGTGCGATCCCCAAAAGATCAGGAAAAATACTACGCCCTTTTAAAAATAGAGGCCATCAATTATTTGCCTTCAGATGAGATTAAAAACCGCCCTTTGTTTGACAATCTAACCCCCCTATTCCCGGATGAACCAATCAAATTAGAATACGAACCCACTAAAGTTACCGGCAGAATGCTGGATTTATTCAGCCCTGTGGGGAAAGGTCAAAGGGCTTTGATCGTCGCACCACCAAGGACTGGGAAAACGGAGCTGATGAAAGAACTCGCCCAAGGCATCACCTCTAACCACCCTGAAGTGGAACTGATTATCCTTTTAGTGGATGAGCGCCCTGAAGAAGTTACGGATATGCAACGAAGCGTTAAAGGTCAAGTTTTTAGCTCCACTTTTGATTTGCCCGCAAACAACCACATAAGAATCGCTGAGTTGGTGCTAGAAAGGGCTAAAAGGCGAGTGGAAATGGGAAAAGATGTGGTGGTTTTATTGGATTCTATCACCCGTTTAGCCAGAGCGTATAACGCTGTAACGCCTTCAAGCGGTAAGGTTTTAAGTGGGGGCGTGGATGCGAACGCCTTGCACAGGCCCAAGCGCTTTTTTGGAGCCGCAAGGAATATTGAAGAAGGCGGGAGCTTGACGATTATCGCTACTACATTGATTGAAACGGGATCTAGAATGGATGAGGTGATTTTTGAAGAATTTAAAGGCACTGGGAATAGCGAAATCGTTTTAGCGAGGAATATTGCAGACAGGCGCATTTACCCGGCCTTTGATATTTTAAAATCCGGCACACGAAAAGATAATATCTTGCTTGGCAAAGACCGCTTGACTAAAGTGTGGGTTTTAAGGAATGTGATGCAACAAATGGATGACATAGAAGCCTTAAGCTTTGTGTATTCTAAAATGCAACAAACTAAGGACAATGAAGAATTTTTAAATTTAATGAATGAAAAATAAAATCCCTAATTAATCCCATTAAATTAAAAAAGTGTCATGAAAATAGGCGTTTTTGATAGCGGTGTGGGAGGGTTTAGCGTTTTAAAAAGCCTTTTAAAAGTGCAATCATTTGATGAAATCATCTATTATGGCGATAGCGCTAGAGTGCCTTATGGCACTAAAGACCCCACCACGATCAAGCAATTTGGCTTAGAGGCTCTGGATTTTTTCAAACCGCACAAGATTGAATTATTGATTGTGGCATGCAACACAGCGAGCGCTCTAGCCTTAGAAGAGATGCAAAAGCATTCCAAAATCCCTATTGTGGGCGTGATTGAGCCAAGCATTTTAGCGATCAAACAACAAGTAAAAGATAAAAACGCCCCTATTTTAGTGTTAGGGACAAAAGCGACGATTCAATCCAACGCTTATGATAACGCCCTGAAACAACAAGGATATTTGAATGTTTCGCATTTAGCCACTTCTCTTTTTGTGCCTTTGATTGAAGAAAATATTTTAGAGGGCGAATTGCTAGAAACTTGCATGCGTTATTATTTCACTCCATTAGAGATCTTGCCTGAAGTGGTTATTTTAGGTTGCACGCATTTTCCCTTGATCGCTCACCAAATTGAGGGCTATTTTATGGAACATTTTGCCCTTTCAACGCCCCCCCTACTCATCCATTCTGGCGATGCTATTGTGGAATATTTGCAGCAAAAATACGCCCTTAAGAAAAACGCATGCACATTCCCTAAAGTGGAATTTCATGCGAGTGGCGATGTGGTTTGGCTAGAAAAACAGGCTAAAGAATGGCTCAAATTGTAAAACGCTAAATGCTTTCCATCCACAAACCCTCGCTTTACTAAAAAATCTAGGTGTTTTTGAATGGTCATAGAATCAATCTCTGTAACTTGCGATAATTCATTAAGATTTAATCCATCCCCAAAAGCATGCAAGCAAAACAGAGTAAATTCCCCCACATCTTCAATTCTTGCTAGATGAAGGCTTAACTTATACCCCTAATAAGGAACACTCACATCCACAAAACCAATGCCATGCTTCATTTTTGCAACTCCTAAAATTCTCTCTTTTTAGTTAGGAATCCCCTTTCTTTAGAAAGGGGTGGTTTTTGCGTTTTTGATATTCCTCAATCCTTTAAGATTTCTGGAAACCACTTTTTGTAACTCCATATTCCGCTTTCTTCGGGCTATAAGATCCTGTAGAAAAGCAATCGGTTAAAAATTGCTCAAAGCCAGACTTAATGTTTTTTACGGCATTGTTGAACTTGGTGGAAAACTTGAACGAATCAGAATAACCTTTCATATTCTTTTGGTTGAATCCAATTTTATCATAATCTGACAAAGGAACGCTTCCCACATTATGCGCAACTATCTTATCATTCACGAGCTTGAGCCACTCAGGGTTTTTTTGCGTTAGCATGCCGGTCGCTTTTTCATTGATTGCTCCATTTTTGACATTGCTATTAATGTGTATGTGGCTGTTAGTAGCGTAATTGTCCAATTTCGCTTGCAAACTAGTAGGCACTTTTTTTGCACCTTCAAACCATAGATTCACAACATTCTTTTTTGTAGAATCTTTGAGTCCATGCATCATTTGTTCTAGATGTGTCATTTGTTGTGGGTTTACAAAAAGACCTGCTTTAGCTTCTAACACTGCCTGATTGAGATTGCCAATTTTCTGAGTCAATTCTTGATCCCTTGAAAGCCCTACCTTACTCCTGAGATTATCATCTCCAGCATGCATTTTCAAAGTATAAGGTCCGCCGAGATCATCAATCGTAACATAAATGGGTTCACGGCCATCTAATCGCGTTGCTAATCGCCCTAATCCTAATCCACTGAAATCGTCCACTCCTTTACTTGCTGATGCAATTTTATTGAGTTTGTCAATTTTTGCACTTACATCTTTAGCAACTTGATCGTAAATGGACCCTTCAGGGCTAGTTACTTGTCCTGTTTTCTTTTTATTAACTTGAGCGTAAATGGGCTCTGCACTGTTTT contains:
- the rpmE gene encoding 50S ribosomal protein L31, which translates into the protein MKKGIHPEYIPCKVTCVTSGKEIEVLSTRPEMRIDISSFCHPFYTGSDKIADTAGRVEKFKQRYNLK
- the rho gene encoding transcription termination factor Rho, whose protein sequence is MNENAPAHKSPHKVKTHTPVSGYHIEDLRTYPTEKLLEIANKLKVENPQEFKRQDLMFEILKTQVTQGGYILFTGILEIMPDGYGFLRGFDGSFSDGHNDTYVSPSQIRRFALRNGDIVTGQVRSPKDQEKYYALLKIEAINYLPSDEIKNRPLFDNLTPLFPDEPIKLEYEPTKVTGRMLDLFSPVGKGQRALIVAPPRTGKTELMKELAQGITSNHPEVELIILLVDERPEEVTDMQRSVKGQVFSSTFDLPANNHIRIAELVLERAKRRVEMGKDVVVLLDSITRLARAYNAVTPSSGKVLSGGVDANALHRPKRFFGAARNIEEGGSLTIIATTLIETGSRMDEVIFEEFKGTGNSEIVLARNIADRRIYPAFDILKSGTRKDNILLGKDRLTKVWVLRNVMQQMDDIEALSFVYSKMQQTKDNEEFLNLMNEK
- the murI gene encoding glutamate racemase; the protein is MKIGVFDSGVGGFSVLKSLLKVQSFDEIIYYGDSARVPYGTKDPTTIKQFGLEALDFFKPHKIELLIVACNTASALALEEMQKHSKIPIVGVIEPSILAIKQQVKDKNAPILVLGTKATIQSNAYDNALKQQGYLNVSHLATSLFVPLIEENILEGELLETCMRYYFTPLEILPEVVILGCTHFPLIAHQIEGYFMEHFALSTPPLLIHSGDAIVEYLQQKYALKKNACTFPKVEFHASGDVVWLEKQAKEWLKL